In a single window of the Agromyces sp. H17E-10 genome:
- a CDS encoding enoyl-CoA hydratase/isomerase family protein codes for MIEFTVDEETRVGEVVLNAPDKLNALDERAIGELAAAYAEAQRLADAGDLRALVLRGEGRAFCAGRDISGVDPREDDVLGYLGGRVEPLLHTMAGLPVPTFAVAHGACLGVGLGLLIASDIVYVADTAKIGSPFANLGATLDSGGHALFVERLGAHKTMDLIVTGRLMTGDEAVASGLFSRAFPADEVLDATRTAARAAATGATQAFVASKMLVASLRDDRLGLWASMSEENRAQAALCDTADYREGFAAFQEKRRPVFTGRG; via the coding sequence GTGATCGAGTTCACGGTCGACGAGGAGACCCGGGTCGGCGAAGTCGTGCTGAACGCCCCCGACAAGCTCAACGCACTCGACGAGCGGGCCATCGGAGAGCTCGCCGCGGCCTACGCCGAGGCGCAGCGGCTCGCCGACGCCGGCGACCTGCGCGCGCTCGTGCTGCGCGGCGAGGGGCGCGCGTTCTGCGCGGGCCGCGACATCTCGGGCGTCGACCCGCGTGAGGACGACGTGCTCGGCTACCTCGGCGGCCGCGTCGAACCGCTGCTGCACACGATGGCTGGGCTGCCCGTGCCGACCTTCGCCGTCGCGCACGGCGCCTGCCTCGGCGTCGGGCTCGGCCTCCTCATCGCGAGCGACATCGTCTACGTCGCCGACACCGCGAAGATCGGCTCGCCGTTCGCCAACCTCGGCGCGACCCTCGACTCGGGCGGCCACGCCCTCTTCGTCGAACGCCTCGGCGCCCACAAGACCATGGACCTCATCGTCACGGGCCGGCTCATGACCGGCGACGAGGCGGTCGCGTCGGGGCTGTTCAGTCGCGCCTTCCCGGCTGACGAGGTGCTGGATGCCACCCGCACGGCGGCCCGAGCCGCCGCGACCGGGGCGACCCAGGCGTTCGTCGCCTCGAAGATGCTCGTCGCGTCGCTGCGCGACGACCGGCTCGGCCTCTGGGCCTCCATGTCGGAGGAGAACCGTGCCCAGGCCGCGCTCTGCGACACGGCCGACTACCGCGAGGGCTTCGCCGCGTTCCAGGAGAAGCGCAGGCCCGTGTTCACCGGGCGCGGCTGA
- the mnhG gene encoding monovalent cation/H(+) antiporter subunit G has protein sequence MNGVDLTVGLLILVSAFLSMAAGLGIVRFPDVLTRLHAATKPQVLGLATVLLAIALRAPTWGVISTVIVIMTFQLLTQPMTAHMLGRSAYRTDHVRRDLLIEDDLGRDIAEHEEHPAG, from the coding sequence GTGAACGGCGTCGACCTGACCGTGGGGCTGCTCATCCTCGTGAGCGCCTTCCTCTCGATGGCGGCCGGCCTCGGCATCGTGCGGTTCCCCGACGTGCTCACCCGGCTGCACGCCGCGACCAAGCCGCAGGTGCTGGGCCTCGCGACCGTGCTGCTCGCGATCGCGCTGCGGGCGCCGACCTGGGGCGTCATCTCGACCGTCATCGTGATCATGACCTTCCAGCTGCTCACGCAACCGATGACCGCGCACATGCTCGGCCGCTCGGCCTACCGCACCGACCACGTGCGCCGCGACCTGCTCATCGAGGACGACCTCGGCCGCGACATCGCCGAGCACGAGGAGCACCCGGCGGGTTGA
- a CDS encoding monovalent cation/H+ antiporter complex subunit F: MTFLTLVSIAAGVMFGIGAIAAVVRIIKGPSILDRALATDVLLAIAMCALGAEMAINRHTDTLVVLLILAMFAVVGSISIARFMAKQDAS, translated from the coding sequence ATGACCTTCCTCACCCTCGTCTCGATCGCAGCCGGCGTGATGTTCGGCATCGGCGCGATCGCCGCCGTGGTGCGCATCATCAAGGGCCCGTCGATCCTCGACCGGGCGCTCGCGACCGACGTGCTGCTCGCGATCGCGATGTGCGCGCTCGGCGCGGAGATGGCGATCAACCGTCACACCGACACGCTCGTGGTGCTGCTGATCCTCGCGATGTTCGCGGTCGTCGGGTCGATCTCGATCGCCCGGTTCATGGCGAAGCAGGATGCCTCGTGA
- a CDS encoding Na+/H+ antiporter subunit E produces the protein MSHTNEPVSRWRSVWRQLPLLVGLLVLWLLLWDHIDALSIVTGVVLAIAVTRLLYLPPVLLSGRFNPWRGLLLGLRMMLDVVYASLQVAVLAIWPWWKPMNSIIAVQLHTRSDLVTTLTAEAISVVPGTVVVDIDRERGLLYLHALGTRTQADIDKTRRQVLGTEERIVLAIGTHEQAEVVRAERRARRTGVGHEASGSHDSNGGTR, from the coding sequence ATGAGCCACACGAACGAGCCCGTGTCGCGCTGGCGGTCGGTGTGGCGGCAGCTGCCCCTGCTCGTCGGCCTGCTCGTGCTGTGGCTGCTGCTGTGGGACCACATCGACGCGCTCAGCATCGTCACCGGCGTCGTGCTCGCGATCGCCGTGACCCGTCTGCTCTACCTGCCGCCCGTGCTGCTGAGCGGCCGGTTCAACCCGTGGCGCGGGCTGCTGCTGGGCCTGCGCATGATGCTCGACGTCGTCTACGCGTCGCTGCAGGTCGCGGTGCTCGCCATCTGGCCGTGGTGGAAGCCCATGAACTCGATCATCGCCGTGCAGCTGCACACCCGGTCGGATCTCGTGACGACGCTCACGGCCGAGGCGATCTCGGTCGTGCCCGGCACCGTCGTCGTCGACATCGACCGCGAGCGGGGACTGCTCTACCTGCACGCACTCGGCACCCGCACGCAGGCCGACATCGACAAGACGCGCCGTCAGGTACTCGGCACCGAGGAGCGGATCGTGCTCGCGATCGGCACCCACGAGCAGGCCGAGGTCGTGCGCGCCGAGCGACGCGCCCGGCGGACGGGCGTCGGCCACGAGGCATCCGGCTCTCATGATTCGAACGGAGGCACCCGATGA
- a CDS encoding Na+/H+ antiporter subunit D, with protein MTATLVPLVVLLPLLGAAVALILGRRRRAQMAVGVAVLAAVTVIAAVLLVQVDATGPAVVYIGAWDAPWGITLVVDRLAAIMLVISAIMLLVVLVYSVGQGIADQHRETPVSIFHPTYLILAAGVFNAFIAGDLFNLYVGFEILLGASYVLLTLGGTGERIRSGVTYIITSLVSSLFFLSAIALIYGATGTANIAQLSVRLAELPQDVQLILHLLLLIAFGIKAAVFPLSFWLPDSYPTAPAPVTAVFAGLLTKVGVYAIIRTETVLFPENDLSTLLIVIGGLTMLIGILGALTQADIKRLLSFTLVSHIGYMIFGIGLSSIIGLTATIYYVVHHITVQTALFLTTGLIERFGGATSINRLAGLLKASPLLAILFFIPAMNLGGIPPFSGFLGKVGLFVAGAQGAGAEAGADAAGTPSWLIWVVIAAGAATSLITLYALTRFWNMAFWRRRDELEGYESVLLGSVLEAPEGATVTATRTTPVLMVVATATLVVVTVCLTVFAGPLFEYAGRAAEGLSDPSIYVSIVFPGGTR; from the coding sequence GTGACCGCCACGCTCGTGCCCCTCGTCGTGCTGCTGCCGCTCCTCGGTGCGGCCGTCGCACTCATCCTCGGCCGGCGCCGCCGCGCACAGATGGCGGTCGGCGTCGCGGTGCTCGCGGCGGTCACCGTCATCGCGGCCGTGCTGCTCGTGCAGGTCGACGCGACCGGACCGGCCGTCGTCTACATCGGCGCGTGGGACGCGCCGTGGGGCATCACCCTCGTCGTCGACCGGCTCGCCGCGATCATGCTCGTGATCTCGGCGATCATGCTGCTCGTCGTGCTCGTGTACTCGGTCGGGCAGGGCATCGCCGACCAGCATCGCGAGACGCCGGTGTCGATCTTCCACCCGACCTACCTGATCCTCGCCGCGGGCGTGTTCAACGCGTTCATCGCGGGCGACCTGTTCAACCTCTACGTCGGCTTCGAGATCCTGCTCGGCGCGAGCTACGTGCTGCTGACCCTCGGCGGCACCGGCGAGCGCATCCGCTCGGGCGTCACGTACATCATCACGAGCCTCGTCTCGTCGCTCTTCTTCCTCAGCGCGATCGCGCTCATCTACGGCGCGACGGGCACGGCGAACATCGCCCAGCTCTCGGTGCGGCTCGCCGAGCTGCCGCAAGACGTGCAGCTCATCCTGCACCTGCTGCTGCTCATCGCGTTCGGCATCAAGGCGGCCGTCTTCCCGCTCTCGTTCTGGCTGCCCGACTCCTACCCGACCGCGCCCGCACCGGTCACCGCCGTGTTCGCCGGATTGCTCACGAAGGTGGGCGTCTACGCGATCATCCGCACCGAGACGGTGCTGTTCCCCGAGAACGACCTCTCGACGCTGCTCATCGTGATCGGCGGGCTCACGATGCTCATCGGCATCCTCGGTGCGCTCACCCAGGCCGACATCAAACGACTGCTCTCGTTCACGCTCGTCAGCCACATCGGCTACATGATCTTCGGCATCGGCCTCTCGAGCATCATCGGCCTGACCGCGACGATCTACTACGTCGTGCACCACATCACGGTGCAGACCGCGCTCTTCCTCACGACCGGGCTCATCGAGCGCTTCGGCGGCGCGACGTCGATCAACCGGCTCGCGGGCCTGCTGAAGGCCTCGCCGCTGCTCGCGATCCTGTTCTTCATCCCGGCCATGAATCTCGGCGGCATCCCGCCGTTCTCGGGCTTCCTCGGCAAGGTCGGCCTGTTCGTCGCGGGCGCGCAGGGGGCCGGGGCCGAGGCGGGCGCGGATGCTGCGGGCACGCCGTCCTGGCTCATCTGGGTCGTGATCGCAGCGGGCGCAGCGACCTCGCTCATCACCCTGTACGCGCTCACGCGATTCTGGAACATGGCGTTCTGGCGGCGTCGCGACGAGCTCGAGGGCTACGAGTCGGTGCTGCTCGGCTCGGTGCTCGAGGCGCCCGAGGGCGCGACGGTCACCGCCACCCGCACGACACCCGTGCTCATGGTCGTCGCGACCGCGACCCTCGTCGTCGTCACCGTGTGCCTCACCGTGTTCGCCGGCCCGCTGTTCGAGTACGCCGGCCGCGCGGCCGAAGGGCTCAGCGACCCGTCGATCTACGTGTCGATCGTGTTCCCCGGAGGCACCCGATGA
- a CDS encoding NADH-quinone oxidoreductase subunit K, with the protein MTASLTLVILMAVLFGAGIAVMLERSLTRVLIGFLLVGNAVNILMYLMSGAPGLAPILGEGVDEGEISDPLPQAFVLTAIVINLGITAFMLALIYRSWWLAQLGAKGDLVDDEAELAEDAEEAADLIRSSAADDEAIQSIIDASDEEFDLDEELEREASARDDEGSRQ; encoded by the coding sequence ATGACCGCCTCGCTCACCCTCGTCATCCTCATGGCCGTGCTCTTCGGCGCCGGCATCGCCGTCATGCTCGAGCGCAGCCTGACCCGCGTGCTCATCGGGTTCCTGCTCGTCGGCAACGCCGTGAACATCCTCATGTACCTCATGAGCGGGGCCCCCGGGCTCGCGCCGATCCTCGGCGAGGGCGTCGACGAGGGCGAGATCTCCGACCCGCTGCCCCAGGCCTTCGTGCTCACGGCGATCGTGATCAACCTCGGCATCACGGCGTTCATGCTCGCCCTCATCTACCGGTCGTGGTGGCTGGCGCAACTCGGTGCGAAGGGCGACCTCGTCGACGACGAGGCCGAGCTCGCAGAAGACGCCGAGGAGGCCGCCGACCTCATCCGCTCGTCCGCGGCCGACGACGAGGCGATCCAGTCGATCATCGACGCGAGCGACGAGGAGTTCGACCTCGACGAAGAACTCGAACGCGAGGCATCCGCCCGTGACGACGAAGGGAGCCGCCAGTGA
- a CDS encoding Na+/H+ antiporter subunit A: MIFSLVAFGLLSLLAPMLTRLLGRRVFLLLAVLPVAVFVWLLTLMPTIVGSGGAGEALVESVQWIPTLDINLTFRLDALALLLALIVTGIGALVLVYCTWYFSDDEPALGRFAALLLAFAGVMFGLVTADDVFILFTFWEATSVLSYLLIGHYTGRKESRGAALQALTVTTFGGLAMLVGLVILSVAGGSTSLAELVAHPVAGPAGEWAIALILVGAISKSALVPFHFWLPAAMAAPTPVSAYLHAAAMVKAGIYLVARLAPGYADLEVWHPIVIGLGALTMLVGGWRALRQYDLKLLLAYGTVSQLGFLVMVTGLGTRDAALAGLALLVAHALFKATLFLVVGIVDHAAGTRDWRKLSGLGRRMPVIATIAFVAAGSMAGLPPLLGFVAKEAVFTADLDAALAGDAWGWVALVAAFVGSVLTVAYTVRFVWGAFYTKRDVAPTPLHSESPAIAIAPAILAAASLVSAFTIAFIEPLLAAYADTLPGAHDYHLALWHGLEPALWLSAGVFAIGALLVWGRQRVARMQASLPPAIDSARGYLRIVSVVDRGAAWITTAFQVRGLAGYLAIIVVVFIAGLGTAAFLNSTWPDGVRLWDYPAQPFIAFIMAVAAIAAAIIRRRMTSVLLVSVTGYGLVLLFGMSGAPDLALTQALVETLTLVVFVLVLRRLPKQSTVHPTALGRVTRTIIGVLAGLVMAVIGLVALGARIEPTIADGLPALALEAHGKNIVNVMLVDIRAWDTLGEISVLVAVATGVASLIFVSGRTGGAPRLDEPDRRNRLQPVLEPASSIRAAKPRLADVDDETDAAAEAHENRQTWLLAGRTLSPRNRSILIEVLVRLLFHPAIIVSVYLLFVGHNAPGGGFAGGLLAGLALVARYLAGGRYELGEAAPVDAGALLGTGLLLAAGTATSSLVFGLTVFESSWFETDVPLLGHLSIGTSTLFDIGVYLVVVGLVLDILRSLGAEVDRHQEESEADPEGADPTAADREGAPV, translated from the coding sequence ATGATCTTCAGCCTCGTCGCCTTCGGCCTGCTCTCGCTGCTCGCCCCGATGCTGACGAGGCTGCTCGGGCGCCGCGTCTTCCTGCTGCTGGCCGTGCTGCCGGTCGCGGTCTTCGTGTGGCTGCTCACGCTCATGCCGACGATCGTCGGCTCGGGCGGCGCCGGCGAGGCCCTCGTCGAATCCGTCCAGTGGATCCCCACGCTCGACATCAACCTGACGTTCCGCCTCGACGCGCTCGCGCTGCTGCTGGCGCTCATCGTCACGGGCATCGGCGCCCTCGTGCTCGTCTACTGCACCTGGTACTTCTCCGACGACGAGCCGGCGCTCGGCCGCTTCGCCGCACTGCTGCTCGCGTTCGCGGGCGTCATGTTCGGGCTCGTGACCGCCGACGACGTGTTCATCCTGTTCACGTTCTGGGAGGCGACGAGCGTGCTCTCGTACCTCCTCATCGGCCATTACACGGGCCGCAAGGAGAGCCGCGGTGCTGCCCTGCAGGCGCTCACGGTGACGACGTTCGGCGGCCTCGCCATGCTCGTGGGCCTCGTCATCCTCTCGGTCGCGGGCGGTTCGACGAGCCTGGCCGAGCTCGTCGCACACCCCGTCGCGGGGCCGGCCGGCGAGTGGGCGATCGCGCTCATCCTCGTCGGCGCGATCTCGAAGAGCGCGCTCGTGCCGTTCCACTTCTGGCTGCCCGCGGCGATGGCCGCGCCGACCCCCGTGTCGGCCTACCTGCACGCGGCCGCGATGGTGAAGGCCGGCATCTACCTCGTCGCTCGCCTCGCCCCCGGCTACGCGGACCTCGAGGTGTGGCATCCCATCGTCATCGGACTCGGCGCGCTCACCATGCTCGTCGGCGGCTGGCGTGCACTGCGCCAGTACGACCTCAAGCTGCTGCTCGCGTACGGCACCGTCAGCCAGCTCGGATTCCTCGTGATGGTCACGGGCCTCGGCACACGCGACGCCGCGCTCGCCGGGCTCGCGCTGCTCGTCGCCCACGCCCTCTTCAAGGCGACCCTCTTCCTCGTCGTCGGCATCGTCGACCACGCCGCCGGCACGCGCGACTGGCGCAAACTCTCGGGCCTCGGCCGCCGCATGCCCGTGATCGCGACGATCGCCTTCGTCGCCGCCGGTTCGATGGCGGGCCTGCCGCCGCTGCTCGGCTTCGTCGCGAAGGAGGCCGTCTTCACCGCCGACCTCGACGCCGCCCTCGCGGGCGACGCGTGGGGCTGGGTCGCGCTCGTCGCCGCCTTCGTCGGTTCGGTGCTCACCGTCGCCTACACGGTGCGGTTCGTGTGGGGTGCGTTCTACACGAAGCGGGATGTCGCGCCCACTCCCCTGCACAGCGAGAGCCCGGCCATCGCGATCGCCCCGGCGATCCTCGCGGCGGCGTCGCTCGTGTCGGCGTTCACGATCGCGTTCATCGAGCCGCTGCTCGCGGCGTACGCCGACACGCTGCCCGGCGCGCACGACTACCACCTGGCGCTCTGGCATGGACTCGAGCCGGCGCTCTGGCTCTCGGCGGGCGTGTTCGCGATCGGCGCGCTCCTCGTCTGGGGCCGTCAGCGGGTCGCCCGCATGCAGGCGTCGCTGCCGCCCGCGATCGACTCGGCCCGCGGCTACCTGCGCATCGTGTCGGTCGTCGACCGCGGTGCGGCCTGGATCACGACGGCGTTCCAGGTGCGCGGCCTCGCCGGATACCTCGCGATCATCGTGGTCGTCTTCATCGCGGGGCTCGGCACCGCGGCGTTCCTCAACAGCACGTGGCCCGACGGGGTGCGCCTCTGGGACTACCCCGCCCAGCCGTTCATCGCGTTCATCATGGCGGTCGCCGCGATCGCCGCCGCGATCATCCGACGCCGCATGACCTCGGTGCTGCTCGTGAGCGTGACCGGCTACGGGCTCGTGCTCCTCTTCGGCATGTCGGGTGCGCCCGACCTCGCCCTCACGCAGGCGCTCGTCGAGACCCTCACCCTCGTCGTCTTCGTGCTCGTGCTGCGCCGGCTGCCGAAGCAGAGCACCGTGCACCCCACCGCGCTCGGGCGCGTGACGCGCACGATCATCGGCGTACTCGCCGGGCTCGTCATGGCCGTCATCGGCCTCGTCGCGCTCGGCGCCCGCATCGAGCCCACGATCGCCGACGGGCTGCCGGCACTCGCGCTCGAAGCGCACGGCAAGAACATCGTCAACGTCATGCTCGTCGACATCCGCGCATGGGACACGCTCGGCGAGATCTCGGTGCTCGTCGCCGTCGCGACGGGCGTCGCGAGCCTCATCTTCGTGTCGGGGCGCACGGGCGGTGCGCCGCGGCTCGACGAGCCCGACCGCCGCAACCGGCTCCAGCCGGTGCTCGAGCCGGCCTCCAGCATCCGCGCGGCCAAGCCGCGACTCGCCGACGTCGACGACGAGACGGACGCCGCTGCCGAAGCGCACGAGAATCGGCAGACGTGGCTGCTCGCCGGTCGCACGCTCTCGCCCCGCAACCGCTCGATCCTCATCGAGGTGCTCGTCCGGCTCCTGTTCCACCCCGCCATCATCGTGTCGGTGTACCTGCTGTTCGTCGGGCACAACGCCCCCGGCGGCGGCTTCGCGGGGGGCCTCCTCGCAGGCCTCGCGCTCGTCGCCCGCTACCTCGCGGGTGGCCGCTACGAGCTCGGCGAGGCGGCGCCCGTCGACGCGGGCGCACTGCTCGGCACCGGCCTGCTGCTCGCCGCAGGCACCGCGACGTCGTCGCTCGTGTTCGGGCTCACCGTGTTCGAGTCGTCGTGGTTCGAGACCGACGTGCCGCTGCTGGGGCACCTCTCGATCGGCACCTCGACGCTGTTCGACATCGGCGTGTACCTCGTGGTGGTCGGGCTCGTGCTCGACATCCTGCGATCGCTCGGCGCGGAGGTCGACCGGCACCAGGAGGAGTCCGAGGCCGACCCCGAGGGTGCCGACCCGACCGCCGCCGACCGCGAGGGGGCGCCGGTATGA
- a CDS encoding response regulator — protein sequence MTEASPASQAADGVRIILVDDHPVVRAGLAALLGGKPGFEVVAEAGDADEAVAKTRAYRPDVVLMDLNLGSGPGGVETTARLRALDEPPAVLVLTTYDTEADIIRALEAGAGGYLLKDAPPDELFAGIRAVARGETVLAPSVAATLVRRAAAPGPVVTEREVEVLELLADGLGNKELARELLVSEATVKSHLSHIYAKLGVDTRAGAVAAAIEQRIIRR from the coding sequence GTGACCGAGGCATCCCCCGCATCGCAGGCCGCCGACGGCGTGCGCATCATCTTGGTCGACGACCACCCGGTGGTGCGCGCGGGCCTCGCCGCCCTGCTCGGCGGCAAGCCCGGGTTCGAGGTCGTCGCCGAGGCGGGCGATGCCGACGAGGCCGTCGCGAAGACCCGCGCGTACCGTCCCGACGTCGTGCTCATGGATCTCAACCTCGGCAGCGGCCCCGGCGGGGTCGAGACGACGGCCCGGCTGCGCGCGCTCGACGAACCGCCGGCCGTGCTCGTGCTCACGACGTACGACACCGAGGCCGACATCATCCGCGCGCTCGAGGCGGGCGCGGGCGGCTACCTGCTGAAGGACGCGCCGCCCGACGAACTCTTCGCCGGCATCCGCGCGGTCGCCCGGGGTGAGACGGTGCTCGCCCCGTCGGTCGCCGCGACGCTCGTACGTCGCGCGGCCGCGCCCGGCCCCGTCGTCACCGAGCGCGAGGTCGAGGTGCTCGAGCTCCTCGCCGACGGCCTCGGCAACAAGGAGCTCGCGCGCGAGCTGCTCGTCTCGGAGGCGACCGTGAAGTCCCACCTCTCGCACATCTACGCGAAGCTCGGCGTCGACACCCGGGCGGGCGCGGTCGCCGCCGCGATCGAGCAGCGCATCATCCGCCGGTAG